In the Methanoregula sp. genome, one interval contains:
- a CDS encoding PD-(D/E)XK nuclease family protein, whose translation MADLDPFFFTINTWSFTKHRVWNRCQRQYYFEYIAPYVKTAPVVSPEKIRWLKNFTSKFVVQGQLIHDIIDQQIELHCTNRPMDLDSALKSFSKKVSLYKDIGGETFTEYHNGEKIPSSFFSYIDTNGKTCLQTFFGKWPGYRKRECLRHEQFDHFHIGDVGITVKVDFVGKMPDGTLVLTDWKTGRDDDEYETELQMAAYVLWAQEYYQMSPDEISTELIFLKTGATKPYRFYEDQLHDMLEMIPREYAAMNASYEYGDFPENPSQRECLSCKFTEVCPAAKVR comes from the coding sequence ATGGCAGATCTGGATCCCTTTTTCTTTACCATCAATACCTGGTCCTTCACCAAACACCGGGTCTGGAACCGGTGCCAGCGCCAGTATTATTTCGAGTACATTGCCCCGTACGTGAAAACGGCTCCGGTTGTCAGTCCCGAAAAAATCCGATGGCTCAAGAACTTCACCTCCAAATTCGTTGTCCAGGGCCAGCTCATTCACGACATCATCGACCAGCAGATCGAACTCCATTGCACGAACCGGCCGATGGACCTGGATTCGGCGCTGAAATCGTTCTCAAAGAAAGTATCACTCTACAAGGATATTGGCGGCGAGACCTTTACCGAGTACCATAATGGCGAGAAGATCCCATCGTCATTTTTTTCCTACATCGATACGAACGGGAAGACCTGCCTCCAGACATTCTTTGGAAAATGGCCGGGTTACAGGAAACGGGAATGCCTGCGGCACGAGCAGTTCGATCATTTTCATATCGGGGATGTCGGAATAACGGTCAAGGTGGATTTTGTCGGGAAGATGCCGGATGGCACGCTTGTCCTCACCGACTGGAAGACCGGCCGGGACGATGACGAGTACGAGACGGAACTCCAGATGGCGGCCTATGTGCTCTGGGCACAGGAATACTACCAGATGAGCCCGGACGAGATCAGCACCGAGCTTATATTTTTAAAAACCGGTGCAACGAAGCCCTACCGGTTCTATGAGGACCAGTTACACGATATGCTGGAGATGATCCCCCGAGAATATGCGGCAATGAACGCCTCGTACGAATACGGGGATTTCCCGGAAAACCCTTCGCAGCGGGAATGCCTGAGCTGCAAGTTTACGGAGGTTTGTCCGGCAGCAAAGGTTAGGTGA
- a CDS encoding tetratricopeptide repeat protein, producing the protein MAEIKLFSLLACLFIIGMAVTPGCFDISGPVPDNSVGSYLRQAHGAEGIGSYSSATSYYTKALEIEPSNASALLGKSHALIVRKQYTEALDTSKKAQAAAPSSALPYIYEGVALDGLGRYQEAVKAFTTALAIDPKLVYAKSLITAAIARDELTRNPENAMAWYMAGSAYYILDQNGSYLQRNANTLYQDIAEQALKNATRLNPENSVAWEELGTIYLKSFDYTDAAVSYRKSLALNPDNGEAWYGLAQTYRLNNQYQDEITTIESGIAAVPDNPKLWLFRAHTYSSLYFSRQNNQTVNAGTYSALNFEDEAIRSYEQATLLDPANEGAWEDKARFLSSTGRYEAAIAAWQGQLAHTRETSLGKANIYADIGDAYYKLQKYPEAKSAYEEAVRLYPNHERAKDGRDKSANPLMRVI; encoded by the coding sequence ATGGCAGAAATAAAACTCTTCTCGCTCCTTGCCTGCCTGTTCATCATTGGCATGGCAGTAACTCCCGGATGTTTTGACATTTCCGGACCTGTTCCGGACAACAGTGTTGGATCGTACTTAAGGCAGGCTCATGGAGCCGAGGGTATCGGCTCGTATTCTTCGGCTACCAGCTATTATACAAAAGCACTCGAAATCGAACCTTCGAATGCGTCGGCTCTGCTCGGGAAATCCCATGCCCTGATAGTCCGGAAACAATACACGGAAGCGCTGGATACCAGCAAAAAGGCTCAGGCCGCCGCCCCGTCAAGCGCCCTGCCCTATATTTACGAGGGCGTTGCCCTTGACGGTCTCGGCCGGTACCAGGAAGCGGTGAAGGCTTTCACAACTGCTCTTGCCATTGACCCGAAACTGGTCTATGCCAAATCCTTAATAACTGCTGCTATTGCACGCGATGAGCTTACGCGTAACCCGGAGAATGCTATGGCCTGGTACATGGCAGGTTCGGCATATTATATCCTGGACCAGAACGGGTCGTACCTGCAGCGGAATGCAAATACCCTGTACCAGGACATTGCAGAGCAGGCCCTGAAAAATGCAACCCGGCTCAACCCGGAGAACAGTGTTGCCTGGGAGGAACTCGGGACTATCTATCTCAAATCTTTTGACTATACGGATGCAGCGGTATCTTACCGGAAATCGCTCGCCCTCAATCCGGACAACGGGGAGGCCTGGTACGGTCTTGCACAGACTTACAGATTAAACAACCAGTACCAAGACGAGATCACCACAATCGAATCCGGCATTGCCGCTGTGCCGGATAACCCGAAACTCTGGCTGTTTAGGGCACATACCTATTCCTCGCTCTATTTCAGCCGGCAAAACAACCAGACCGTTAATGCAGGGACTTACTCTGCGCTGAACTTTGAAGACGAGGCGATCCGGTCCTATGAACAGGCAACGCTGCTTGATCCGGCGAATGAGGGTGCGTGGGAGGACAAAGCCCGGTTCCTCTCCAGTACCGGGAGATATGAAGCTGCGATAGCTGCCTGGCAGGGACAACTGGCACATACCCGCGAAACAAGTCTCGGAAAAGCAAACATCTATGCGGATATCGGCGATGCTTATTACAAACTCCAGAAATACCCGGAGGCAAAATCAGCCTATGAGGAGGCAGTCCGGCTGTACCCGAACCACGAACGGGCAAAGGATGGCAGGGATAAATCTGCAAATCCGTTAATGAGAGTTATCTGA